A genomic region of Fervidobacterium gondwanense DSM 13020 contains the following coding sequences:
- a CDS encoding trigger factor, producing the protein MWIVDIFKKKKHKNTKSPKEEAAERLQTMLTRRREFVQRIPIEEFQANSEEIKYAVIETISRRFNIPPEKVRVDYHEQNGYVVIVTNVNFK; encoded by the coding sequence ATGTGGATCGTAGATATATTCAAAAAGAAAAAGCATAAGAACACTAAATCACCAAAGGAAGAAGCCGCCGAAAGATTACAGACGATGCTTACAAGAAGAAGAGAATTCGTCCAGAGAATACCGATAGAGGAATTCCAAGCCAATTCCGAAGAGATTAAGTACGCCGTTATCGAGACGATTTCGAGAAGGTTCAACATCCCACCTGAAAAAGTCAGAGTGGATTACCATGAACAGAATGGTTATGTAGTAATTGTGACTAATGTCAACTTCAAGTAA
- a CDS encoding DEAD/DEAH box helicase, with product MNEILIVPTEKDCEIEGYYYIPDYDVLPYENLKPSWYVRSRRIYALYLALQGKLKAVCTLRSLLHYIMPPEVFKNEIYTFKIGDEVPDLENLFSRLGYERVFNVREGGTFSIRGEIIDYLGPNNIPTRIELYGNIIEDIRRFDLKTQRSEVSLESALILPAREFVYEDRENPLEPVDEQLTGKYVSGTFLDYDVQLYTTDRRSVIEHFSSFERELRKSLEGLSDAERLFNYKKYGIFDYEEVISKAQAYPSQPLQKVQVKPTEEEYLSVPILSEDELQVGDLVVHRKYGIARFNEIKKVDANGKQREFLVLNFADSILYVPIERIDLVEKYVGDEINVKLDSLKKGTWSRKVERAKRNIEELVRELVLLQHVRNTITGVSLPGEAELEEEFAKTFPFIETPDQLNAIREVFEDLESEKPMDRLLVGDAGYGKTEVAIRAIFRAVASGKQAALLAPTTILAKQHYDNISARFEPFGIKVALLNRFSTKREREEILKGVKEGRIDVLIGTHSILKDIKFADLGLVVIDEEQKFGVEQKEKFKKLRVNVNVLSMSATPIPRTLHMALSNLKDLSEIKTPPLGRKEIQVHIGPYDERIVKLAILREVGRGGQVIYVHNRVNTIYSVYEKLKELIPEVSIVIAHGQQTKSEMKKVIDAFYHKHADVLLCTTIVENGIDVPDANTLIVDDAHRYGLAQLYQLRGRVGRSDKLAFAYFLHPKHVNDKVLERLYAIKSYQGPGSGMKIAMKDMEIRGVGAIFGLEQHGYINDLGLKYYLDLLNEAVEEVSGNIQSKIDTEIEGIPDSIVIPESYIYDPFERMRFYRRIASAITEEELTDIQEELVDRFGKLPVSVNNLIKYAYLRVMLWNKNVSKATISDVGLVVKFKKAHFEELSPRYIYNEKEDTYIFFMDIDELVNTRSTVLKT from the coding sequence ATGAACGAAATCTTAATAGTTCCTACGGAAAAAGATTGTGAGATAGAAGGTTATTATTACATTCCCGACTACGATGTGCTCCCCTACGAAAATCTCAAACCCTCTTGGTATGTCAGATCTCGCCGGATTTACGCCCTTTACTTGGCGCTCCAAGGCAAATTGAAAGCAGTCTGTACACTGAGGTCTTTATTACATTACATAATGCCGCCTGAAGTTTTCAAAAACGAAATCTACACTTTCAAAATCGGCGATGAAGTGCCAGACCTCGAGAATCTATTTTCGAGGCTTGGATATGAGCGGGTCTTCAACGTCAGAGAGGGCGGGACATTCTCAATAAGGGGAGAAATAATTGACTACCTTGGACCGAACAACATACCTACAAGGATAGAATTGTACGGAAATATAATCGAAGATATACGCAGATTTGACCTGAAAACGCAAAGAAGTGAAGTGAGCCTTGAATCAGCTCTGATTTTACCTGCAAGAGAATTTGTATACGAAGATAGAGAAAATCCTCTCGAGCCAGTCGATGAACAACTAACAGGCAAATACGTCAGCGGCACCTTTCTTGACTATGATGTTCAGCTGTATACTACTGATAGAAGGTCTGTAATTGAGCACTTCTCGTCTTTCGAAAGGGAATTGAGAAAGTCTCTCGAGGGACTTTCCGATGCAGAAAGGCTCTTTAATTACAAGAAATATGGGATATTTGATTATGAGGAAGTAATTTCAAAAGCTCAGGCGTATCCATCTCAACCACTCCAGAAAGTCCAAGTTAAACCTACCGAAGAAGAGTACCTCTCAGTGCCTATTCTTTCTGAAGATGAACTGCAAGTCGGTGATTTAGTTGTCCACAGAAAATACGGCATTGCACGGTTCAACGAAATCAAAAAGGTGGATGCGAACGGAAAACAGAGAGAATTTCTGGTGCTCAATTTTGCAGACTCCATACTTTACGTGCCGATAGAGCGCATAGACCTTGTTGAAAAATATGTAGGTGATGAGATCAACGTAAAACTTGACTCATTAAAGAAGGGAACTTGGTCGAGAAAAGTCGAAAGAGCCAAAAGGAACATCGAAGAGCTCGTCCGAGAACTCGTGTTGCTCCAACACGTTAGAAATACAATTACAGGCGTATCACTTCCTGGCGAAGCAGAGCTTGAAGAGGAATTCGCAAAGACTTTCCCGTTTATAGAAACTCCTGACCAGCTCAATGCTATACGAGAAGTTTTTGAAGACCTCGAGAGTGAAAAGCCTATGGACAGACTCCTTGTCGGAGATGCTGGATACGGTAAGACAGAAGTTGCGATACGAGCGATATTTAGAGCTGTTGCTTCGGGAAAACAGGCAGCTCTTTTAGCTCCAACTACGATTCTCGCAAAACAGCATTACGACAACATATCGGCAAGATTTGAGCCTTTTGGTATAAAAGTAGCACTACTCAACAGATTTTCGACTAAAAGGGAACGAGAGGAAATACTGAAGGGTGTAAAAGAAGGTAGAATAGATGTGTTGATCGGTACTCATAGCATTTTGAAGGATATAAAATTTGCAGATTTGGGGCTTGTTGTCATTGACGAAGAACAGAAGTTCGGTGTTGAGCAAAAGGAAAAGTTCAAAAAGCTTCGCGTGAACGTCAATGTTCTTTCGATGAGTGCAACGCCGATTCCAAGAACGTTACATATGGCACTTTCCAATCTAAAAGATCTATCAGAAATAAAGACCCCACCGCTTGGACGAAAAGAAATACAAGTTCATATAGGTCCTTACGACGAGAGGATAGTAAAACTCGCAATCCTTAGGGAAGTCGGAAGGGGCGGACAAGTTATATACGTCCACAACCGCGTTAATACGATTTACAGCGTATATGAAAAGCTTAAAGAGCTCATACCCGAAGTATCGATAGTAATAGCTCATGGACAACAGACAAAGAGTGAAATGAAAAAGGTTATAGATGCGTTCTATCACAAGCATGCTGATGTTCTATTGTGTACCACTATTGTTGAGAATGGTATTGATGTACCTGATGCAAATACGTTGATAGTAGACGATGCGCACAGATATGGCTTGGCTCAGCTATACCAATTACGTGGCAGGGTAGGTAGGAGCGATAAATTGGCGTTCGCCTACTTTTTGCACCCAAAACATGTCAACGATAAGGTTTTGGAAAGGTTGTACGCAATAAAGTCTTATCAAGGACCAGGAAGTGGTATGAAGATAGCGATGAAAGACATGGAAATTCGTGGAGTTGGTGCGATATTCGGACTTGAACAGCACGGCTACATAAACGACCTCGGCTTAAAATACTACTTAGACCTTCTTAATGAAGCTGTCGAGGAAGTGAGCGGTAATATTCAAAGCAAAATCGATACAGAAATCGAAGGTATACCTGATAGTATAGTCATACCAGAGAGCTACATATATGATCCATTTGAGAGAATGAGATTTTACAGAAGGATAGCGTCGGCAATCACTGAAGAGGAACTTACTGACATACAAGAGGAACTTGTCGACAGGTTCGGCAAGTTGCCTGTAAGTGTTAATAATTTAATAAAGTACGCATATCTGAGAGTCATGTTGTGGAACAAGAACGTTTCAAAAGCAACGATATCCGACGTTGGTTTGGTGGTAAAATTTAAGAAAGCACACTTCGAAGAGCTGTCGCCAAGGTACATATACAACGAGAAGGAAGACACGTATATATTCTTTATGGACATCGATGAATTAGTAAATACACGGAGTACTGTGTTGAAAACTTAA
- a CDS encoding EscU/YscU/HrcU family type III secretion system export apparatus switch protein, translating into MFDNFDNFDTFGSIDSDAKKSNQECTKKLAVALRYQPGKDYVPFVVAKGKCHLAELIIKKAEESNVPIVKSEELVKELFKLEVLEPIPTKLYVAVAEVLAFIQLGLEK; encoded by the coding sequence ATGTTTGATAACTTCGATAACTTCGACACTTTCGGTTCTATTGATTCAGACGCGAAGAAAAGCAACCAAGAATGCACCAAGAAACTTGCTGTTGCTCTGAGATATCAACCGGGAAAGGATTACGTACCCTTTGTGGTTGCAAAAGGCAAATGTCACTTAGCAGAGCTTATAATCAAGAAAGCTGAGGAGAGCAATGTTCCAATCGTAAAATCAGAAGAGCTTGTGAAAGAACTTTTCAAACTCGAAGTACTCGAGCCGATACCAACAAAACTTTATGTAGCTGTTGCTGAAGTGCTTGCTTTTATCCAGCTGGGATTGGAAAAGTAA
- the prfB gene encoding peptide chain release factor 2 has product MITYEQKQRIEELKKKYDDIIEVFHPEDKREKLKELEEESLKPDFWSDQKKAQQVNREIQRIRKIIEDMEKIKNLFDDIEVGIELAEEDPSMEEHLDEIIEEVSKKIREFELELILNGKFDGSNAYLSIHPGAGGTESQDWASMLLRMYMRWAEKKGYSVEIVDYQEGEEAGIKSATLYIKGDFAYGYLKHERGVHRLVRISPFDANKRRHTSFASVNVLPEIEDDIDIEVRPEDIRVDTYRASGAGGQYVNKTESAIRITHIPTGIVVTCQTERSQLQNRETAMKMLKARLYQLEIEKRRKQIEQIQGELRDISWGNQIRSYVFQPYTMVKDHRTDVETGNIEAVMDGEIDIFIESELVYYAKLGINE; this is encoded by the coding sequence GTGATTACTTACGAGCAGAAACAACGAATCGAAGAACTCAAGAAGAAGTACGATGACATCATCGAAGTCTTCCATCCGGAAGATAAGAGAGAAAAACTCAAAGAGTTGGAAGAAGAGAGCCTGAAGCCTGACTTTTGGAGCGACCAGAAGAAAGCACAGCAAGTCAACAGGGAGATTCAAAGGATAAGAAAGATCATCGAAGACATGGAGAAGATAAAGAACTTGTTTGATGATATCGAAGTCGGCATAGAACTTGCTGAAGAGGATCCTTCAATGGAAGAACATTTGGACGAGATTATTGAAGAAGTCTCGAAAAAGATTAGAGAGTTCGAACTCGAACTCATCCTGAATGGGAAATTCGATGGTTCAAACGCATACCTTTCTATCCACCCAGGTGCTGGCGGTACGGAATCGCAGGACTGGGCATCTATGCTATTGCGCATGTACATGCGCTGGGCTGAGAAGAAGGGTTATTCAGTTGAAATAGTGGATTATCAAGAAGGTGAAGAAGCTGGTATAAAGAGTGCGACGCTCTACATAAAAGGCGATTTCGCTTACGGGTATTTGAAGCATGAGCGGGGTGTCCACAGGCTTGTTCGAATTTCACCATTCGACGCGAACAAAAGAAGGCATACTTCTTTCGCATCTGTCAACGTGTTACCTGAGATAGAGGACGATATAGATATAGAAGTCAGACCTGAAGACATAAGGGTTGATACTTACAGAGCGAGTGGAGCTGGCGGACAGTACGTCAACAAAACAGAATCCGCAATAAGAATTACACATATCCCAACTGGTATCGTTGTAACGTGTCAAACTGAAAGATCGCAGCTCCAAAATAGAGAAACAGCTATGAAGATGCTTAAAGCAAGGCTTTATCAGCTTGAGATTGAAAAGCGTAGGAAACAGATAGAGCAGATTCAAGGAGAACTCAGAGACATCAGCTGGGGTAACCAGATTAGATCCTACGTGTTTCAGCCGTACACGATGGTTAAGGACCACAGAACCGATGTTGAAACTGGAAACATCGAAGCTGTCATGGACGGAGAAATTGATATATTCATTGAAAGCGAACTTGTTTACTACGCAAAGCTTGGGATAAATGAATAA
- the minD gene encoding septum site-determining protein MinD, which translates to MRPKVFVVTSGKGGVGKTTFTSNLGCTLAKMGERVCLIDADIGLKNLDVVLGLENRIIYTSFDVVNGTVSAKEALVKHKQLKNLYLLAASQVATKEMISPEDMKRIVQELYDDFDYILIDSPAGIERGFRNSVAPAEAAFIVTTPELPAISDADRVIGLLENYGFTEDRMYIVLNKFKIHMAKRGDMLDKTDVEKALAMRLIGVIPDSEEVIVATNKGIPAVLEDGVVIGKSFENIVKRVKGEEIPIDEDLKGVSKGFISSLLSMFKKR; encoded by the coding sequence ATGAGACCAAAAGTGTTTGTCGTAACATCTGGAAAGGGCGGGGTTGGTAAGACCACATTCACCTCCAATCTCGGCTGTACACTGGCGAAGATGGGGGAAAGGGTGTGTCTGATCGACGCGGACATAGGGCTCAAAAACTTAGATGTGGTACTCGGACTTGAAAACAGGATTATATACACGTCGTTTGACGTTGTAAACGGGACAGTATCTGCAAAAGAAGCACTGGTAAAACATAAGCAGCTAAAGAATCTGTATTTATTAGCAGCTTCTCAAGTTGCCACTAAAGAAATGATTTCTCCAGAAGATATGAAGCGGATTGTTCAAGAGTTATACGATGATTTTGATTACATACTTATTGACTCACCGGCTGGTATCGAAAGAGGTTTTAGAAATTCCGTGGCACCAGCGGAGGCGGCATTCATAGTTACAACACCGGAATTACCTGCTATATCGGATGCTGACAGAGTTATAGGGCTCTTGGAAAACTATGGTTTTACCGAAGACAGAATGTACATAGTTCTCAACAAATTCAAGATTCACATGGCAAAACGTGGAGATATGCTTGATAAGACGGACGTTGAAAAGGCTTTGGCAATGAGGTTGATAGGAGTCATCCCGGATTCCGAAGAAGTTATCGTTGCAACCAACAAAGGTATTCCAGCGGTATTGGAAGATGGCGTTGTAATCGGTAAAAGTTTTGAAAACATCGTTAAGCGGGTGAAGGGGGAAGAGATTCCCATCGATGAAGATTTAAAGGGAGTCTCAAAGGGATTCATTTCTTCGTTGCTTTCGATGTTTAAGAAGAGGTGA